In Glycine max cultivar Williams 82 chromosome 4, Glycine_max_v4.0, whole genome shotgun sequence, the genomic stretch AACAATGATTTCATAttggttattttttaaactGTCAGTGCATGTAAACTCATCGTTTTTCTCATTGAGagaaatatcaaaattatataagaatcATAAGCACAGAAATATTAGCCAAATAGAGTAAACATATCAAGTTCATTTTCTACAACAAGGCTAAATAGTTAACATTTCTCAGATGTAAATCTATATATGTAAatccattaatcaatattaacagtgatacataaaaaaaaagaaatacaaaacaGAAAACATTGTGATTATGAAATTAACGATACGAGAAGGAAGGAACAGAGGAGGACCTTGGGCGTCATCTTCCTTGTCATCGTCGTCCTCGTCCTCGTCTTCGGTTTCGTCTTTGTCATCGTCCTTGACGTCTTCGACAATAGGAGCGTCATCTTCCTGAGAAAAAACAGATCGAGGAAGCGAATGAGAGACAGAGTAGAGTGGAAAATAGAAACGGAATCGAAAGGAAATGGGGGGACCAGGGGGTGAGGTTTCTTCTTGAGGGATGCGTCGTCGACGAAGGGGATTTGTTGGTCGGCGCCGGCGTCAAGAACGGGACCCGGAGACATGGCTTGAGAGTTACACTAAACAGTGAAGCCCGAAATTAGAAATTGTTGCAGATACGATACGATGATTTCTTCTATTCATTCGTTCCCTCTCCTCGTCTTGAGGGTTTTTGGATTCCTAGGCCCATTATTTCCTTGGGGACTTTTTTGGGTATTGCAAGATGCACTCTTTTAAATACACTATCtgttattaactaaaatttattataaatctaaacCTTGTATGGCTCCCCTCTTTTACATAATGAGTTTTACtcctaattttatatttttttaataaatttaacaatagaaaatatgtttaaaaaaatgttattgacactcaataatattttagcagcatattttttttatcacattttaGCAGCATAAAATATGCTGATAAAAGCctaaggatattttttttatcacatacaAAGTGTTTATCAACTTTGCTAATTAATAATCTTTGTCGATCacttttagttaattaaaaagtccaaaaaatgttaaaaataagtaCCAGAGGTAATTTTAATCAACCTAAGATATTGagtataattttctttatattttattaaacccCAAAAGATTTTGAATATAGTTTACCGTGTAACTTAGGAACACCTTTTATTTATGTAACAAATCATTGTGCCGATAATAAAGAATCAGTCACATTATTGGATAACCAAGTGGAATATCGAACAAAAACCAGCTTTCACTACAATTTCAAGCCattataactaaaataaaagagGGCGAAGGCATAGTTAATCCAATCTTTCCcagtaaattcagttgaaaaacCTACGAATTGGATTATGAAATAGATTGTTCAACATCCTGATTCTTCTAAATACTAATACTAATTAAAAGCATTCAATagagtaatttaaaatttctccccttgacactatttaaaaagaaacCCTATTTTTCTGTGAGAAATGCTAACCAATagtactaaaaaaaactaaaacaataatatgATCATTCAGAACTTTTTTAGAACGCAACAAAATTATGATGTAAAGGGTAAAACCCAAATCCCAAACATATAACGGTTATGTTGATTCGGTTTAACATAGAAACGGCACTAGTTCTAATATCATTcccaaaaaacaaacaaatagaacATAAACCCCAATTAAGTAGTGAGTTCCATGATGGCTCCAACAATGTCCCCGTTGTGAGTCTTGAGAGCCTTGACAGCCTTGCTTCTTGACACTCCTGCCTGTGTCATCACCAAATCAATGTCATGGGGCTCGACACCAGTTTCATCaacctcctcctcttcttcagGTTGCGCTGCTGCAGCAGCAGCATCTTCTTGTTTTGCCGTTACAGATCCCATATCTGGCATCCTGAACTGTTGAGCAGCCTGTGTCTGCAACTGAGAGCTCAAGTCCTCTATTTTCGCCTCCCCAAATATGACATAGGTCTCAGAATTTGGACTCTTGAAGACATCGGGTTTTGAGATGAAGAAAAGAATCTAATGCATAAAATAATTTGGTTAGAAGCCATCCATCTTCCAGATAGATCACAGTAAagaacaataatatataatgaCTCACATTTTTTGTTCTCTTGATTGTGACCCTACTAACACCAGTAACAGGTTTCAGTCCCAGCTTCAACATTGCTTTTCGGCTCTTCTTCTCACTTCTGCTCTGCTTTGAACCCTCAGCACCACCTGAATCTCAAAGTCAAATAAAACGAATTTATGAACAAGGTCAACAGATAACAAGCCAAACAAATAGAGCATAGAAATGGCTGCAGCAACAGAGGGCAAAGTAACAGTACATAAACACATCAATTTCTCTTGGTAAAACCCTTTATTCCAAAACTATGTGACAGCTATAAAGTGTGTCTCTTTTTCATCGAAACAATTCATCCTATAAAATCATAAGCAAAGAACAGTAGTTGCTGAATATAGTTAAGATGTTCAGTTCAACATcaagaaaaagaatcacaaaaattataatgttgGTATAAGAAAGAGCTCAGTGATCAGAAGCAGTACTCTGAAGATCTCCAAAAAGGGTCATCCCTCTTCAAATTGAGGTGCTGCAGATTCAATGAGGTGCTCACCTAGTTGATCTGTTGATAACTATagtaaataaagataaaacaaaGATCCAACCATCTACTCATAAAATGTGAAGCTGAAGGGGGGGATAAAAAAGAACTAGTGGTCAATCTTTGGGACTCAGAGAACAGACCACCTTAGGATATAGTAAGATTGAACATCTATTTTACATTCTCCAAAATGTTATGCTTGAGTTAATAATTTACGGTGAAAATTAATGCAAACTAATCAAATATGTTActaatttcttcttttgctaATGTAACATCATTCTTTAGCAAGGAACACACGTTATGACCAAGTCACCTTTGTTAAAATTCTCAGATAAATATTTAGTGACTATGCTACCAATCATTCACATTCCAGAAGTTTGGACATTAGCGACAAATAACAATAGAATGTAGCTCAGATATGCTTTTCAAACCCCAACATATAAATTCCAATCAATCAAGTGACAACTAATTTAGGGTTTTGCCAAGCCTCTAGTCCCAcatgaaaacaatgtttttacttcaacaaaaacaaaaacaatcagCAAAGACTAACAGCCAATGAACAAATAAATACATACAAATAACAGCAAAGGGATGAAGAAGTTGAACATTAACTGTTACTGCTAgcaaacaactaaaatttctcTATGATTAGAGACCTTGTTAAGATCGTTCCAGTATgattaataagaataaaatccaATCTATATGCCAATTTGTTTAACACAAATAGGAGTCATAATTCTTCCAACATGAATTAGGTCTCACGGATAAATACAGAACTCCACACAAACCCTAGAAAAATGCACAAGCACGCGGAAACCAAATAATCGATTAGAACCATAGGGTTTactaacaaaaacataaaaaaaggacCAAATAAGGATTTTATTAGGCTAAGAGGAAAACACAGTGAAAGAGAAGAGGACCTTGAGCATCGTCTTCCTTGTCAtcttcgtcgtcgtcgtcgtcgtcttCATCGTCGTCGTCTTTGTCATCATCCTTCAAGTCCTCGACAAGGGGAGCATCGTCCTCCTGACACCATTCACGGAAATGAGACATCAAACATGAACAGAAACGAGTCCAACCCAAGAAACCCTAAACACAATCGAAATTAAAACAACAGTAGTAAAAAGTGAGGAGGAACCTGTGGTTGGGGTATCTTCTTCTGAGTGGCGTCATCGACGGAGGGAAGTTGTTGCTCTGCATCAACCTCAGGGGAAGCGTCGACAACGGGACCTGGAGACATGGCTTTGTGAGTTGGGAGAGGATTGGATTGGTATTTGGGGTTTCGCTCGGCGTAGGTTCTGATCACTGAGCTTAGACGATAAGTAGATATAGATAGGGATTGCTCATTTGCTCCTCATTCACCATCGAGGGTTTTCAAGTTTATTGGGCCCAGTTTTCTTTAGTAAGATAGAAATATGGGGCCTATAATTTGAACCTCTTGTATTGCTATTTAAACCCCCCCCAAATAGACACGGTGTCAATACTAGGTTGACCACGTCATTATTGCTCCGCTGCGAGGATCGCTTGTCCCTGAAGAGAAGAATCACCTTTTGTATTttcctatatattttttatttgagaatttgtattttgttgtttcaCCTTACATTTGTGTGTGTCTATGATGATTCtagtttgatttcttttatatatcaCCTCATCAATATTTATTAAGTTATTTCTAAAATAGCTACGGATACTATTATTCTAACTATTTAGATGGCATTAgatttaagtgtttattttttgtttttgttttttttaaataatttttatttttttaattttcaaaatttagaaaatatgtataaaaaataacactgagttaacattttctttaaaaatgaaaactttaAACAGTCAAATCAAGCgtcatatgttttttatttatttttattacggCTTTTCAtcccttttttatttcatattgaAATAAGCAACAAACTAGACATtcaggaaacaaaaaaaaaaaaaaaaaagaccaattAATCATTATTCAATTTGGCTCAAGGATCTCACTGAATCAGAAATCCCGGTtggtattccattttatttttacaagaaaATTATAACCAAACTCAAACGAAGAGTATAATATACATCCAACCTCTGCTAATTCCGATTAGTGTACACGGGGAACTTGATCCGTGTCACTTATGCAAACGCAAGAGAACTTGCccaaaactaattaaattatgaaatgAATCCGATAATAATTAGGgggaaatagaaaataaatgggGAAGGAGAGACGCAGAATGGGACTCGGTAATGACAAAGTGGCGGCGTGATGGccatatcattttctttttcctctcagtCTCTTTGCATCACATCTTCTCATGGCATACATACATTTCTTAGTTATTAGACTCAATAAACTTCAGTTTTGTAGCTTTTGCTTATGACCGTCCACTAACTTGTGGAGTAGCAATGTTGCTTGGCGTTTGACACAACACAATTAGTCACGACAACAAGCATAACATCATTCTTCTAGTGTGCCCCTTATATATCACAATGAACTGAAGTTTGCCCAGAAAAATGACCGTgcgtaaaaaaaacaaacacgcACAAAACCAGTAATTACAAAACGAATTCTTGAAGAACATGAAATATATAACTTCAATAGATCCATCCAGCAGTAATAGCTCGAAAATCCCCTAATCCCAGAGCAGAAAGAATCTACACATCAGGGTGCCACAAACCCTTATAGTGCCCACAAACCCCTTTCACAAGTTTGGGTACATTTTTGTTACTTATCTATAGTGCCCACAAACCCCTTTCACACAGAACGTTTGAGTTGAGTACATTTTTTTACCACATTTCCAGACTAAACCATACTGTGTGAGAGTCTCCCAAATACAATAAGACTCTGCCACGATCATAGTGCAACCATTCCAATCACTCATCCTTCATGGTTGAGAATTATAGAGACGCACTGGTTGAATTTTCTTCAAACTCCTTTTATTCTTCCAGTAAATACCACTCTCTGCATTGCAATGCCAGCCCTTCCAGTCCTTACACGGGGCAGCCGTATCACAAACATAACAATAGCACTGCACTCAACAAAACATTATTCACTGTCACAAATGTAAGGTGAAATTTCACAAGACTAACTTAATAGTAGCATGTATAATATGATGATAGCAATAAGCTAGTTCAATTACCATTTCACAATAGCTCTCATGAGGCGTGGTCGTGAATGGGAATTTGAGGCACAAATGTCTTGAGTGCGGGTAATCTCTGCAAGCAACCTATGCCACAATAACTCAAAATCTTGAATTCCAACACCTCAAAGAaagggtttttatttttatcctcaataATTTAAAACCCATGAAAAAAGAGTGAGAAGAAGGGTTGTACTGTAATGTACCTGGCCCTTTTCAGCAATGACGGAGACATCATCGGCAGAAGAATCAACCAAGAGGGGAACGGCGGCGGAGGAAGGGTCAAAACCTAGGATGAAGCAATCCTCGGTTTCCTCGAAGCGGCGCATGTCGTCGATTTTTTTGAGACAAGCTATGGCCCTGATGGGGGAGTCAATGTCGATGTCATATTGTGGTCGTGTACGTTTCGAAAGTGTCTTCGCCACTTTGGTGGTGGGTGTTTtcatcttaatttcttcttctctttcacaACACATCCTCTTAGGGTTCAACGATGATCATAACAATATATAGGGGAGTGGAAGTGGAATAGCCGATGAAATTCAAAATACCCAATCTTCGATTTCCAGCAAATATGACCGTtatcattattttctttcaattaataataatgtttttatattacatataaaaatttaaaaatattggttCGAGGCAATCTTTCCTtcttactcaatttttttaaaaggttttaCTTCTCTTAGATTGGCATGGTTTTTCTACTATTCGAATTCTTCTTATgcttttgtaagaaaaatattctttttatttatgttctgttaaaagttaaaaataatattaattatttaatgaaaccCTTAAACTATTCATCAAATTGTATAAGTATGATATTtcagttttttaaatttgaaaaatctcTGTTACTTCATGACTCTCCAAAAAGtcattcattttaataattttgatccttattttttattatcattttacaccaaaagaattaaagtgaatgacattatgaaaaattaagaacTAATGGAAGACTTAACATCTTAAGGATTAAAATGTCTAACTCGAACAATTTTGCGAAGTAATGTAAAGATTTACTCTTGTTGGATTATGATTTTATCTCTACCTAATACATTATATGCATTTGTATGaacgagaagaaaaaaaagtagtagAGGTCATATTAAAAAGTCAAAaggtaattttaatataaaataagaatattaattttatttttttaatttattaaataacttttaaagtaGATAAGAAAAATGGTGAGAGTATTTCatattccttcatttttttatctcgtaaataatttttgtttttaacattatacacattatcattttttaggGACGTTtggtacatttttttaaaaaaaatcggatatctaagtttaaaaaatttgatttactttttaaaaaagtaacaatCCCAAAGTTTTCAAGTAATGTTTTTGAGATATTTCTCACAATTTTTCTCACgatgagagataaaaaaaagtcttattgTAACATTACTCTTCTATTAGATTATTTAATCCTAAAGTTTTCAAGTAatgtttttaagttattttcaaCAAGATTGTTTTCACGAGGAGagataaaaatctaaaaaaaaaatagttgaaaaagTTTCATTGTAGCATTACTCTTTTATTAGATTATttaatgtgataaataattaaaaaatttgataaaaatattactaactctttgattcttaaaaatattatataaatattctttaaaatattttttatcaaccaaaaaaaatttaattattcctaaaaatcATGATGTGCTGGcatgaaaaaaatttccttctaTCGGGCACCTCCTAGGGTTTAGCATATCTTTAACCCCTAAATTTGTTAGGATTTATGTTTGGAAATATGCTTAGTCATAAACTTTTTTTACTAGCTAACTCCCttgcactctttttttcctctttacttttaatcttttaactttttttttcatgtcctTACTTTTAGTCTTATAGTCAATAGGATAAAAGTAAaacatcagaaaaaaaaataaaggaataaaatcaGTCAAAAATGTTTAAGAATTAAAAGCAAAAGTCCTAAAAAGTTTATGgggtaaaaagataaaaaaaaaactttttaaaaataaattatgagttTTCTTtggacaaataaataaataaccatgttcaataatattaaaattttaaatggaaGTAGAAGAAACTAATGTGTTTTGACTAAAGGTAGATATATAGGTTAATGTAGTTTGTGTTGACTTAGTCTACATTGACTCACAAGTTTGACCTGACACTAAAGGTTGACCTAACCAAATTCGCTTATATTGAAAACAAGTTTCATTTTCTTGCCTCATATTTACCTTGCGTAAatcgtaattaaaaaaatataataacaaaatttaaaataggtcAACATTCGAAATTGCTGCATATTTTAAAGTCCGCAACCAGAGCAAATTGTAAGTTAAGCAGGCCATCTATGGGTCACAATCCATGTACCTACTTCTAGTTGTGGGAATGATTAAAAGTGAATTTGGATTAACTTCTCAATACaactcaatattttatttttctaatatttacacTATAGATGGAAGATAAAGATTATGTTCAGTGAAATTAACTAAAAGTTGAAACGTTAAAAATGCTACGTTTGGCttaatttcaatttgattttgtcCTCCATTACTTTCCATGCACATTCAAGGGGACCTAAATTTAAACAAGAGTTTTTCCTtctgcattttgtttctaactaGCGAGAATACTTTGAAATTTCTTCCGATTCCTTTCTTCCTTCCAGTCATCATCGCTATCTGCATCACAGTGTGAGAGTGTAGATGGGTTCCAATACTTACATGGTGCAGCTGAATCACATACATAACAGTAACACTGCATTTGACCAAAGAGATTTCAGAATTAGTTGGTGGTGAGAGGCAAGGTGGactacaaacaaaaaataaagacagCAACTCCAATCATTACCATTTCACAATAGCTCCCGTGAGGTGTTGCAGTAAACGGAAATTTGACACACAAATGCCTTGGATGCGGGTA encodes the following:
- the LOC100780632 gene encoding nascent polypeptide-associated complex subunit alpha-like protein 2-like: MSPGPVVDASPEVDAEQQLPSVDDATQKKIPQPQEDDAPLVEDLKDDDKDDDDEDDDDDDEDDKEDDAQGGAEGSKQSRSEKKSRKAMLKLGLKPVTGVSRVTIKRTKNILFFISKPDVFKSPNSETYVIFGEAKIEDLSSQLQTQAAQQFRMPDMGSVTAKQEDAAAAAAQPEEEEEVDETGVEPHDIDLVMTQAGVSRSKAVKALKTHNGDIVGAIMELTT
- the LOC100799371 gene encoding uncharacterized protein, producing the protein MCCEREEEIKMKTPTTKVAKTLSKRTRPQYDIDIDSPIRAIACLKKIDDMRRFEETEDCFILGFDPSSAAVPLLVDSSADDVSVIAEKGQVACRDYPHSRHLCLKFPFTTTPHESYCEMCYCYVCDTAAPCKDWKGWHCNAESGIYWKNKRSLKKIQPVRLYNSQP